One Salmo salar chromosome ssa01, Ssal_v3.1, whole genome shotgun sequence DNA window includes the following coding sequences:
- the LOC106598610 gene encoding protein RD3-like encodes MPLFSWMKWSRAEREKAQDEGASTGVSPSCTLIRELLWHVEERECMAREVEQEHKLAHNTTGYPHWLQSYPRLRTLIPASEHRQLEHLCAQIHPMHTATVLSRFRDVLASNKILPWELVYVFKQVLRDFLNKEEGEEEEDHMPQPELLGPMEAWTNRYQMKQGFVTPTVPNCGEPQREEIPTISGYVDRTMRGSYPFTAHRVWDLPYYYPVPHNSTEAYSTPL; translated from the exons ATGCCCCTGTTCAGCTGGATGAAATGGTCGCGTGCTGAAAGAGAAAAGGCGCAGGATGAGGGGGCGTCCACAGGGGTGTCACCCAGCTGCACACTGATCAGGGAGCTGCTGTGGCACGTTGAGGAGAGGGAGTGCATGGCGCGGGAGGTGGAGCAGGAACACAAGCTGGCCCACAACACCACGGGATACCCCCACTGGCTCCAGAGCTACCCCAGGTTACGCACACTGATCCCCGCATCGGAGCACCGCCAGCTGGAGCACTTGTGTGCCCAGATCCACCCTATGCACACCGCTACGGTGCTCTCCAG GTTCCGTGACGTGCTGGCCAGCAACAAGATCCTGCCCTGGGAACTGGTGTACGTCTTCAAGCAGGTGCTGAGAGACTTCCTCAACAAAGAGgaaggggaagaagaggaggatcaCATGCCGCAGCCAGAACTCCTTGGGCCAATGGAGGCCTGGACCAACCGATACCAAATGAAGCAGGGATTTGTCACACCTACTGTGCCCAACTGTGGTGAGCCCCAGAGAGAAGAGATCCCAACCATCTCTGGCTATGTGGACCGTACCATGAGAGGCTCTTATCCTTTCACTGCCCATAGGGTCTGGGACCTTCCCTACTACTACCCAGTGCCACACAACTCCACAGAGGCctacagcaccccactgtga